In one Paracoccus everestensis genomic region, the following are encoded:
- a CDS encoding GntR family transcriptional regulator: MDIARITIAPSTSAQVHDWLRKRVQQGDLPPGMRISETEVAAAIGLSRQPVREAFIRLASEGLAEVRPQRGTYISKISVASVLSARFIREAVEADLARAVAKARPADILDRMVDEIARQHRADQTASVEDFIESDDRFHRLLALAAGQEAVWADLDRLKAQMNRLRHLSMRVFDRGFTIGQHQQILDALRKGDPDAAETAMRIHLRQMLTEVPQMAAAQPDYFTD, translated from the coding sequence ATGGACATCGCCCGGATCACCATCGCTCCCAGCACCTCGGCCCAAGTCCATGACTGGCTGCGCAAGCGTGTCCAGCAAGGGGATCTGCCCCCCGGGATGCGCATCAGCGAAACCGAGGTCGCGGCCGCCATCGGCCTCAGCCGCCAGCCTGTCCGCGAGGCCTTTATCCGCCTGGCAAGCGAAGGCTTGGCCGAGGTCCGGCCACAGCGCGGCACTTATATCAGCAAGATCTCGGTTGCGTCGGTCCTGTCCGCCCGCTTCATCCGCGAAGCGGTCGAGGCCGATCTGGCCCGCGCCGTGGCCAAGGCCCGGCCCGCCGACATCCTGGACCGCATGGTGGACGAGATCGCCCGCCAGCACCGCGCCGACCAGACCGCATCGGTCGAGGATTTCATCGAATCTGACGACCGCTTCCACCGCCTGCTGGCCCTGGCTGCGGGGCAAGAGGCCGTCTGGGCCGACCTTGACCGGCTCAAGGCGCAGATGAACCGGTTGCGGCATTTGTCGATGCGCGTCTTCGACCGGGGCTTTACCATCGGCCAGCACCAGCAAATCCTAGATGCGCTGCGAAAGGGCGACCCGGATGCGGCGGAAACCGCCATGCGGATCCATCTGCGCCAGATGCTGACCGAGGTGCCGCAGATGGCCGCGGCCCAGCCCGACTATTTCACCGACTGA